Proteins encoded in a region of the Lemur catta isolate mLemCat1 chromosome 14, mLemCat1.pri, whole genome shotgun sequence genome:
- the CLRN3 gene encoding clarin-3, with translation MPTTEKTITFLSTFFTSLGAFVVICSLLGLQAWITSTITFRDSASDGTISLSYGLFHGKGTQELTQGLQEADKYFAVLGTLNNSSPKTLHLLAVVFLVLSLFAALLSSGLTFYNSISNPYQTCLGPVGVYTWNGLCALFIFVAMMLFVGNTQSNSLSEALLRTLYPTVTSQGMTHRYGHSFWLILLVILLNLLTVVVVIFYQRARHQRKQEQRKPMESAPRDGILF, from the exons atgCCTACAACAGAGAAAACAATTACGTTCTTGTCAACCTTTTTCACAAGCCTGGGGGCTTTCGTCGTGATTTGCTCTCTTCTTGGGCTACAAGCCTGGATCACCAGCACAATTACCTTCAGAGACTCTGCCTCAGACGGTACCATTTCCCTCAGCTACGGACTCTTCCATGGCAAGGGCACTCAAGAATTGACTCAGGGACTTCAAGAAGCAGACAAATATTTTGCAG ttttagggACATTGAATAATTCTTCCCCCAAAACTCTGCACTTGCTGGCTGTCGTGTTCCTGGTCCTCAGCTTGTTTGCTGCGCTGCTGAGCTCTGGGTTGACCTTCTACAACAGCATCAGCAACCCCTACCAGACGTGCCTGGGCCCCGTGGGGGTGTACACCTGGAACGGGCTCTGCG cgTTATTCATTTTTGTGGCCATGATGCTGTTTGTGGGGAACACGCAGTCCAACAGTCTCTCCGAGGCGCTACTCCGGACGCTTTATCCCACCGTCACCAGTCAAGGAATGACCCACCGTTACGGACACTCATTCTGGCTCATACTGCTGGTCATTCTCCTAAACCTCCTCACCGTGGTTGTCGTCATTTTCTACCAGAGGGCCAGACACCAGCGGAAGCAGGAGCAGAGAAAGCCGATGGAGTCTGCCCCGAGGGACGGAATTCTATTCTGA